The genome window tttgcttttgtttttgtttgtaattttattaaaaagtTAACAATATAGGGATATGTAAGAGTTTAGATAAGTACCAGGAAGGCACAGGGAAAATGATAACAGGAAAATTGAACATCTTTTAGATGTGCCACCATGATGAAGGAAGTAATACAAGCGAGTGAATAGTATTTATTTTcccttatattttttataaaaaatggtTCAAAGAAGAATgctccaaaaagaaaaagaaaaaagtttcttaatcCTCTCTATTCccttatatttatataatactTTTATAACGGGCCAACAGACTCTCAACAAAAAGATAGAAATTTATCTTTATGAATTATTCATAGCATTTATACGATTTTACGTCATTTCTATCGCGCCTGAATTTTAAGGGTGTTGGGTTATCCAGAACCCAAAATCTACTGCTCCTGCAATTCTAGGGTTTTTCTTTAGCATCCAATAGGCTGTGGCTTTGGGCCTAATTTCCTAATCCATGGAAAACCCATGAGAAATTGAGAAAGCAAAACCACCGTTCAAAAGTTTGAATAaacttctccttttctttcatatttcaatttccttttgtttatttatctgCTCATGAAACTTGAAACAAGGAAGTTTGGCTATTTATAGCACTTGAGGGAATCACAATACAAAAGTGACAACACAAAAAGATCGACCTGTGGAAACATATAACGATCATAAACCTGAAACTAGAGGAAATCAAAACACATATTATAAGTGCAATATATAACATTGCTTTTCAGATCATGGCATCAATAATTTATTGGTCTTATAATTAAGCCCATTTTGCCAATACAGACATGCCACCTGCACCCAAAAGGACCGCCATGTAAGATTTGATCTGGAGCTTGATGCTACGCTGCAACTTTGGACCCATGAAGTCAGCAGCAAGAAGATCAACCAGAGCCATGTAGATAAGAAGGCCAGCTGAGGATGCATTGAGCAGCCCTACTGTGATTAGCGACCTTGGACTATTTTCCTTGTACGATTTTGTAAGGGCCATTCCGATTGCAATTCCGAATGGGGTTGTTGTTGAGAAGAAGAACACCATGATTGCCTTCTTCATGAACTTGTACTCAGcctgcatgaaattatatttgttcatGAGCTAATTGAAGTTTGAAGTCATTAAGTATATATtaatggaatatatatatatatatatatatatatatatatatatatacctggAGAATGCAACCACCAAGACCCATGCCTTCAAACATTTGATGGAAGCAAAGGGCAGCTACAAGACCTTTAATTGTGCAAGTGTTGTTTGATGCTCCAAGAGAGAGCCCAATAACAACTGAGTGAACAATGATACCCAGTTCTAATACCTGCAACAATACAcaagtaattatatttatcCATGTACTATGTTATCTAACTGTCAATCTGGTCAACTACACGTTGAATCGAAAATTCACCTCATCTATAGTTCCGATTAACATTTTCTGAAACTATAGGTTATAACAAACTATGCATAACAAAATtcaggaagaaaaaaattcacttCACTAATGATTTAAGTTAACAATATATATGGGGCGTCAGACAGTCAGACaagataaaaaatttatttctcaCCATGGCAACAACGCGATAACGGGGAAGCTGTGAGTCTTCATTTCCTCCCTTGACTATGTCATGACTGTGAGCATGAAAATGACCATGCCCAGCACCCACTGCAGCCATCTCTTGGTCCACCTCAACGGCTGCAACCGTCCCATTATCTGGGATAACTCCAGTTCTGCATCTCTTGCTATAAATACTAGTGGCCATAGAATCCACCATCAAAGTCACAATTGCAGAAAGCATAGCCACAAACCCTGAGAAAGGAAACTTGTGCCACGGGTTTTCTTTCAAACAGTTGGATGATAACATGTCAAAAGAATCAGGCAAGACGTGCATGAACCCCGTGGCAAGGATGATGCCGGCTGCAAAGCACTTGACAATCACAAACAGGTTTCGATCGGGGTGCAACGCGGGTATCGAACGAGTAACAAGAGGCAAGGACACCCCGATCATGCTCGTGACCAAAATTGTGGTGATGGCTATGACTTTGAGCGGCACAGCTCCAGACTTGTCATTGCAGGAGTTGGTTTCTGAGCCGCATTCATCAGACTCTGAATGGACTTGGGGAGTGAGAatggagatgaagatgatgaagataattGGGGTGAGCTTCAAATGTGACTTGGTGGCCATTTTTTTACTCTGACTTTAGCTCACTTAAataagttttgggctcaatgaTTTGGAGTGACCTTGGATCATGTTTATATAGAGGGGTCTGAGATTGAGCAATCAATAGTGCCATGCGAacagaataaataaataataaggtgattaatattgttttaaacgataatttcttgttttataCCAAcctgacaaaagaaaaagctctGTTGATGTGTTCAACGATAAAGGTTTTGCTACcttctcaaaagaaaattcagtcTATTGGAGAATTGACATACGTAACAGTTTTATTCTTCATGAATATATTATGCAAGCAGCCGTACATGGAGCTGGTACAGTTGGATAAGGCTTCCAACATTCCAGTTTAATTTCTCAGGTCAACCAATTCTGTGAGATGCCAAGGgttcaattatatatatgtgataCTGATTTCCAAGCATAATTTCCATATAATTAGGCTTTCATCATCAAATTAGTTTTTACAGATCAAATTGAGACGGTTTAATTTCTAGATGAAAAGGTcactcttatttttcttttctcttcattcAACCCTGTGAACTTTTGAGTTATACACCAAATATGTATCGTCTGTGTGATTCGACCACCTTCAACAAAGCGAAGACAAACTTCACCGAATCAAAGAGTAATTTGCATTTGCAAATTTCTCACTCTTAATTAGTTGATGTCACAAAATTAATCCTGTAGATAATGATGTCAAactgaggaaaaaaaaaaaacaaaagaaaaagtcaaaagaTACAGAAAGAGGATTTGTAGGATATCTAATCCAGAAGTAAACGAAGTATATTATGCATAGATTCCATTGTAAGTCGCATATAAATATTTAGGATTGTGTTAAGTAAACGGAGGAGGCATGCTGCATGCCCTAGTTTGTCAGTGAATGAGTAGAGCTCGTGGGGGCTTGTGTTTAGGCTTCTTCAAGTACACGTGGCTAAGGCCACCTAATTGCAAATGTCATAATAGTTTcatgatgaaaataaaaatgctaAAGTTAACCACAAGATGTGATGCGGTTGGCAAACTGTCATCTCCAGCTGGCGAGCTACCTAGTGCCTCAATGGCAGGGGTTCGAAACTCATTGGAAGCACTTTGTGGTCATGAGCAAGCCGAATCCAAAGTGGGCATTAATCTCACTCTTCAAATATGAGGACACCTTGTggtatttaccaaaaaaaaagccaaagttCATTAAGGTGTATCATTTTTTAAGTTAGATTTCTGATAAGATTTGTTGGTTTATCATTATTCTCATAAGCTCAAGTATTAAGGAATGTGATTTAACACTTGTTTTATGTTGTAAAAGGATATCTTGATGTACATTTATGcttttgaaatcaaataatttcATCTGGACAACCAAATGATAGGTATCGAGCATAAGGGATTTGTAtaactcaagtggttaagagtgTTTATCCTTACACCCAAGGTCATAGGTTCGATTCCCCCTCACCTAAtattgttttataaaaaaataaaaaaaatagctaATGCCAACTTTTGTACAATTTAAAGTTTTATTAGTGAGATATATTTTAGACATCCTCATTGTTTAATAGCTGTACTTCTTCGTACCGTCTGGAAATGATTAGTTCTTAAGTCCTTTTCTATGAGAAATAGTTTGATTAGAGGCATTAATAATgccgaatttttttttctttagtaaACTCCGATCGCTTTCTTCATCTTTAAACAATAATCTGTGACTTGGAAAGTCAAATATATGTGGTCTGCAAGGACTGTAATTTATTCATTCTCTCTTTGTATTCTCTCTAACAAATGTAATTAACTTAGTAATTAAACTAATAGCCAATGCTTATCTTGCAAAATGATGATATCAAAACGTTGAATCAAGTTCAAAAGTAAGACtaatagaaaacaaatatggtaAAAGTGATGTCAATTGACACcaattagttttatttttttacgaAAGAAGTTCTAATTCAATTGCTCTTCACAATGTTGAAAAATgttcgaaatttgaatcctGATTCAGCGTCGATAAAAAAACATGCAGGCTGCAGCTACTGTACAGTGTGGTTTCCCTTTAAGGCCATTTAGCCACAAGGACGTGCCTATGTCACCTGAGAGGACTGACACATAAGCCCACATATGAAGTTTGATGCTGCCTTGCAACTGGGCCCTCATGAAATCAGATGAAGCAGGCTCAGCCCAAATTGGTTTCTAACTGCAAAGGCTTTGTTGGGGGTGGACCGAGCCGGCAAATTGAGTTTAAAATATCCCCTTACTTTTCATTTCCACGCATGTTCATAAACTAGGTGAAGcaaaattctttttcttcttcaaaatccATGGAGTTATTTTCACATTACATTGTAACCATTCTCTAAAGGATACTGCTTGCCTCTTTTTTTGTAAAGAGATATTCTTCATTCATGTGAATCACAGTTTGAcacatatgcaaaaataattgatcaaaaatacaaaataaaaaacttatgCACACATGTCACACTGCTATTAACAGGAATGCAAAAACTCCTACTTACATGGTAAAGAGGAAAGTATTTTCATTCTCTAAAAAACCtacgataaataaataattcttAACCTAAAAGCTAGAACACTTACTTGTAccaaaagcaaataaaaaatgtcTACATTTTTTGAACTCTCTCTTCCCCACCAAGGGAAAACTATGTGCCACTAAAATTTtcctacttttttttgttgtggtttttctttttttcttttgcatattaaaATCTTCCTATGTAGGGTAGTTGAGTTATGGTATGAGCACTTCCAACATGAAGGTTCAAATCAAAAGCAAAGAGTGCTGCCACCAAAGACACAATCATTCAAGTTAAGATGAGATTTGGTCATCTGCACTGACTATATATACCCTAATCACATGCAactcttcttttctctctgtcCAAATATCATATAATTCAAGTACCCCACATACGACAGTGAGGGTTTCTTCTTGCTTtgcttgtttattttaatacCTTTTCCAACAGCTCACATTGTCATTGGGTTTTGATAAGCGCGAAGCAAATGATCACTAGCATATTACCGTTGGCTTTTGGAATTGCAGGGATACTGTTTCTCCCACTAAGCCTTTTAAATTGAACACATGGCAGAGTCATtaagcattaaataaaaaatccccCCTTTCTAATCTATCTCTAAAAGTTGTCATGCACACATAATTGTTGGCCCcatttttataaagaaaaatgtgtTGGAGAAGAAAGGAAGCATCCATTAAATCTAAAGACGATGGACCACATTTAGCAGGTGGACAAAAAAGTCAATTCAAAAACCCTCCCATTGGATCCACATATTATAGTATTATTGCATATCGTTTTGTCCACCGCCTCATCTTTAAACACCACAAAACAATTAACTTCACAAAATTAATACCACCTGCAGATTAATCAGGTGGATAagtaaatcaaatcaaacattgaAGCACATTTCCATTcatctttataaaaaataaaaaaaacccattaaCTTGCAATTTACAGGGACCATATAGGCCCTAGGGTTGTGTGTTCTCTGTCAGATACACAGTTGGCATGTCTATGTCGATGTGGCCATATGTTGCCCTAGAATTGAGCTTATTATAATTGTCACGATGATGCTGTCATAGCATCCACCGCAACCTGTtggaaagtaaataaacaACAGAATAATTAacttctccaaattttcaattcaattatttgaatgggaaaaagagtacaaagTAAAGCGAGTCATCTCAATAGTAATATGATATACATGAGTAAAAACTTCCAGTAACTTGACTTAACCGACAAATTAAAACGATATACATGATTCTTAGAATATGTATGGATAGCCTTCAATGACATTGGCTAAATATTCTATAAAGCAACCAAAACTTGAACATCAAGCGAGGAAAACTTGGTAGCATGCTTACCCTTAGAAATGGTTCAAATACAAGTTGGGTTTTGATGTTGTTTTGACCATTAGCTATTGTGGGACAGGATTGTGAAAGGACCAACATGAGTACATGTGTGAAAAAGCAAAGACAACCACATCTAACATTAGCAAGTTTTTGACCCCACAACAAGATATAtgcacatcttcttcttcatataaCGCGGGGATTGAGATTGAGAGCAAGTTTTCAAAGAATAATATCTTTTTGCGAGGAGGAAGAGACAACCCTAAACCAAACAAATACCCCACTTCCTCCCCAAATCTTCCCAATTTAGCACATTATTGTAATCTTGCGTTTGTTGGGGCCTTGTCCACTGCCACTTGCGCTTTTGGATATCTAGCATCAACCAACGTAACGATCACGTGTCACTCAGAAATTAAACgcaataatttatattattgttATATTGTTGCTGTGGTcacaataacaacaacaacaaaaataggaaaaaagaaaagctaggcctaggttctctctctcagtcGGTGGCAGACGATAACTCCTAAATTTCACTATGGTTGAGTTACCAATTAGACCACACCACAGTAGCACTGCCAATCCTAATTTTGTCGGTATTGTACCCTCCAGCTTTGCAGGACCCTCTGCTTCATCTGATCTGatccaaaccctaaatcatcAGAAAATCCAGTGGTGCCCAACTATGTGGCTCGTACACGTTTTCACCAAAGCAGAGACctagcatatatatatatatatatatatatatatatatatatatatatatatgctagCTAGCCTGACACAAAGCCATTAACGTACGCTTTCTGCTAGTCTCTTCTCTTTGGCGTATTTTTAGGGTTCTTCTTTTgcactctattttttttctctctctttttctgaGAGAGTTCACAGAACCCCAAGACCCACGAGAGTAAAAGCTGGTGGGGGCAATCTCACATGTTATTTACAACCTCAAGGCtcttgctttattttgtgCACCTAACCTAACATAACATcatcttttctgttttttgtttcttctgatCCATTTGCTGGAAATGTCATAAGTGGTTGCCCAAATGGAGTTGCAGATACCTAATATTCAAGTGAAAAGTTATTTTCCTGTATAACTGTCATTTTTCCCTTTATAAAACATTATTATTGCTCTCGTAAAATTAAAGTAACAAAcaattctatttatttatttttttaaaaacaaggTAATAACTCAAAGTTTGcaaaagtaagaaaataaattatgtacGTCGACATAGATAGATCGGGTGCATGGTGCATGCATTATTATTGTTTGTACTATACGTTAGTACAATAATAGAGAAGAACTCATTCAGCGATGTGTAGGTAAAAAAGAACACTGATGTGACCTGATCAATGTAAattggaaagtgaataatccAAATTTACAGCctcaataaaatttcaaagaagGAATATCtataatcaataaataagATGAAGTTACAACGTGCTCGTTGCTTTAAATTTGAATTCGATTCCTCTTCTCATACATTAtagtaattttcaatttctctcgttgtaaaaaattaaatacaaaggCTTATATGGTTTTCGATCCTATCtataatcaataaaattagaaacatGTCATACTTTtcgaaattatatatatggtaCCTAGTCGTACTCGTAGACTGCCATTCACTATCTACCATTTTAAATACACctgatttatttttagtatAGTTTCATTCATGGGTTGGCGTGCCGGTGCCACAATGTATTACAATAGCTACAAgacagagaaaaataatataaatttaatttatttatttatttatttattttctctttgctTGTTCTTGTTTTATGCTTTGGATAGTCAAATCCTTTATGGATAGGCAGTTGCAACATTTGCTGATGAAGCTGCTGTTTCTGAATGATGGATGCTGCTCTGAAACCAAGCAATATTTAACAAATAATAGAGGCCATCCATTTTATGGGTCCCACTAATGTTAATAAGCATCAGTCTGACGTGTCAGGGGGGCATTTGCACTTGCCACATGTCCACGTCATTGCTAAACAACACTCCCCACCCACCCCTAGTTTTGGACACTTGTGAATTCTGAGTGAGCGAAGAAGCCCACTATTTATCCACgtctctttttcttgttttttcttcgtgcatggatggagtgatggtggtggtaaaaaataaacacacTGTAAAATTTGGgacaaattattatttctctgtagaaaaagaaagagaaaagtaaCTAAGTAAAAACATTATCATTAAAGAGGATCTCAAtctcgtttttgtttttgtttttgtgcttTTGGGTTGATGGAGAATCAAACGTAAGATCTACTTTTCATCTCACACCACTTACTCATAATGTCAGCATTTTTGTGAATTCAATTGAATGCGATCATTCAAATTTGTTGTTGTAAGTAGATAGAGAATGAATTTTCTCTTGGTGCATGGATTTTGAATTATGAGAAAGCACTTTTCTTCTACAGCTTGTTTAGAAactaattcaaaaaattttgaattatgaTTTACCTTTCATCTCACCTAGTCTCATATCATGCCATGCCACTTGAGTTGTAAGGTTCATGGTCatttcaaaacttcaaaacTAGCTATTGATGGATTTGTTGTTTGTTATTGAACGCTTTCTTTTAATGGTATGCAGTGTTTCAAGAAGCGAGTTTCAAGGCATAAATGACGTTATTTTAATTGTCAGAATTATGGTCATTTGAATTGAATGTcgtcatttaatttttattattgtaagTGGTCAAAGAATGAATGCGTACTTTAAGCATGAGTTACGTGTGGTTGTGAATTGAGATCTGTATTTAttattatgaaaaaataaagtagtTGCAACAATacataaattattttgacgcaatattttctttttcaaaattatataGACTCTGCGATTAATTACGTACGTGATCTGATGTAAATACTCACTAGTCATTTTACCATCAACTTTTTCTTATGTACAAACTGATATGCATTATATATCCCCCTCCATTGTCAATCAAATTCATCTTTATTTGCCATTTGTGCGACTCTCCAATTGTTTATACACAGAGAAAGATGAAACTGCACAGAATCACATGCAAACTGTTCCATAATAGATCCTTTGTTCCGGGGCAGCCGGATGCAAAATATGAGAATGTACTTGTagatttttatatttgaagtAAGTATCATTCAAACTGTTTGACTTGCCCTCTGATTGCATCCAGACATAATCTTAATGGCATCACCAAAAGCATTTCTGAGTACTGGtaataaaattttgagataCCAAACCATTAGTTTTATGAGTCTAGGTTCCTGCTCCTGCTCCCCCGATTTTAATATTTGGGTTCACATTAAACGTATAAAATACCTTCCAGATAACATAGTGACCAcaatacagagagagagagagagagagagagagagagagagagaagttggTGTCAATTGATTAGACAAATGAGTAATATGGTGGATACGGGTCGCTTTTTAAGTATAGTTCCTTTGCTTTGCAAGAAATCTGAGACATTGAATGGAAAGAAAGAagtcacatatatataaagaatcAAAAGCAAACATGGAAAAGTTAAAAAGGAAAGGGGTAGAGGATCTGATCAAACAttatcatttcatttcatctgGATTGACAAGTACAACAATATCATGCTTTTTTCCATATCCTATTGCGCATGTTTGATGATTGTCTAATTACTTACACTTCTTTTTAagcagaaagaagaaaagcaaataATAATGTGGTTTGTGATGTTCCCATAAGCATTCCATAAGTGAGGTGTGGATTTTGCCACTAAGACGCATGAGTAAACAAGTCCATAAAAGCTATAGGTTTTATGGGATGAATGATTGCACAAAGTTCTCTCTTATCAAGCAAAGGATTCAAACTTGGCAAATATGCAAGGTGACATATAGCTTGGATTAAGCAAAGTTGGGTTAATTGTAGGTTAAGATTGAGTGATTCGGATTGAGTTCAGTTTGCCAACAATCTTGATTCGTGTTAAATTCAATCTCGATCAAGTTAAGAGATGGTAAACACATACTTAACTTGACTTCTAACCAAATCCACTGTCATTACTGATCTAAATGAATTCGAATTTCGAGTGAACTTCGAATTAGATCATTGTAAACCAACCCAAATTAAATCATTTAATTAAGAGGCATAAACGTGCATGTGAAACCGATTAACAACGTGGAACAAAAACCAAAGGTTATGATGTACTAGTTGAATATGGAGGTccccaagaaaaaagaacgaaaaaccCTCATAAAAGTATTGAACTCTCTccccaagaaagaaatgaaaaactggTAAAAGTTACCCTACgaaaaattgggaaagctACAAAGGAAGGAGAGcaattgaaataataataataatggagGTCCCCACATTGGCGAAGACGATATGATGCTAATTTTGACGTCTCACGATTGTTGGCATACACATTTTTAACCTGCTGCTTTTTTTTATGACATTTTGAGCTCTCTGTCCAAACCCAACAACTCGAAAGGCTTTGGCATTGCTGCATAATGCATGAACAAGACCCCAACAAGAAGAGATAAGAGATGCCCACCATATGCATCTTGTTCTTCACAAAATTCAACCCACCGCCCAAGAAACTTTCCAAAGCTGTGGATGGATGCCTTGCCACACCAGATGGGAAAAGTTAAATTctgattaaaaagaaaaggaagatccaagttttaaaaaaatggggGTAGGTATACCGCAATTGTAAAGTGTTTGACAATTTCTTTTTGCCTCTGCTTTTGGTTAACAACTCAGTATCTCTCAATGCagcccaaaaaaagaagaaaaaccgATTTCCCTTAAATTGCTTTTCTTAAAGCAGTGAGACCAATTAGGTATGAAACTCATCATGCACATTGCTCaaatggaaagaaaataaaaagttaaaaaaatgatggaaattaaatatacccaatagaaacaaaatttgtaatcctactctttttttttttccctttttgtcCAAAAAGTATTTGACAATATTTTTCTGTTCAATTTCTGAGGACTAAAAAAATCCTAAGAGAAATTAACATGCACACTGGCATTCATGACAGAGTTACATACAGGGCAATTGAGAAGGGTGGACCCACACATTGTACACAGGCACAAATGCCTGCATGGCAGTAACAACACCCTTGACTCCCTCACCCCACACCTCTTACACATCCTATcgccaccaccacaaccaccgtTTCCGCCGCCTCCAACCACCGCATCACCACCATCAACCGCCTCTTCATCCCGCCCGTAATCGTTGCTGCCGCAGCTCGATTGCGCATCGTCTGCCACCGCGGCGGCTGGGGGGCCGCCACCAGCTTGGTGCTCCTCGCTAACGTGCGCCAGGACTTGCTCTAAATTGGTGCGTAGAGAATTGGCTGCGGCTTCGTTTGTCTGCGCCATGTCCCTCCATATTTGGTTCTCAACGAATAGGCTTTTGACTCGCTCTTGAAGGACCCAATTGAGCTTCCCCATCCTCTGTATCTCCTCGTCTTTCTCCTTCAGTTTCTTCACGATTCTCTCCTGGATTGCCGACACTAACAATCTCGATTGCTGCTTTCTTTGCTCTTCGAGTTCCATTCTCACTTTCTCAGTCTGTCAAAATAGCCatagaaaccaaaatcaatagaggaataaaattttttttctaaatttcatGACAATGCTCTGTCTCATGGCCAAGAAAACAGAAGgagataacaaaaaaaaaatgaaaatccgggtttttggatttttcattcattatGGTGAATGGCACAAGGCTTTATAGAAAACATGAGTGAAAATTTACTACAAGCTTGGCCTAAAACAGGGGAGAGAAACAGAGGAATattgaagaaagagaaaaaagaaggggaaGATATAAAAGATGGTAGAGGAAT of Prunus dulcis chromosome 4, ALMONDv2, whole genome shotgun sequence contains these proteins:
- the LOC117626268 gene encoding fe(2+) transport protein 1-like translates to MATKSHLKLTPIIFIIFISILTPQVHSESDECGSETNSCNDKSGAVPLKVIAITTILVTSMIGVSLPLVTRSIPALHPDRNLFVIVKCFAAGIILATGFMHVLPDSFDMLSSNCLKENPWHKFPFSGFVAMLSAIVTLMVDSMATSIYSKRCRTGVIPDNGTVAAVEVDQEMAAVGAGHGHFHAHSHDIVKGGNEDSQLPRYRVVAMVLELGIIVHSVVIGLSLGASNNTCTIKGLVAALCFHQMFEGMGLGGCILQAEYKFMKKAIMVFFFSTTTPFGIAIGMALTKSYKENSPRSLITVGLLNASSAGLLIYMALVDLLAADFMGPKLQRSIKLQIKSYMAVLLGAGGMSVLAKWA
- the LOC117626429 gene encoding BOI-related E3 ubiquitin-protein ligase 1-like, which gives rise to MAVEAQHLHHAALIPSQLIPNRDFIKTNQGNANIYSTQMDSGLLLSATMPENLLPMYQSPFCEANKASMNKQAESGLTYNNISAPRKRPRDQLINDFNNFSVPQKTKMSVGASSFMDQDIAFQIQQQQSEIDRFIAQHTEKVRMELEEQRKQQSRLLVSAIQERIVKKLKEKDEEIQRMGKLNWVLQERVKSLFVENQIWRDMAQTNEAAANSLRTNLEQVLAHVSEEHQAGGGPPAAAVADDAQSSCGSNDYGRDEEAVDGGDAVVGGGGNGGCGGGDRMCKRCGVRESRVLLLPCRHLCLCTMCGSTLLNCPVCNSVMNASVHVNFS